The Harmonia axyridis chromosome 3, icHarAxyr1.1, whole genome shotgun sequence nucleotide sequence TGCTGTTCCTAAATTAGCTATAAGACACTTTAGCAAAGCCAACACAGAACACAACTGGTTCTCCTCTCATAATCTCTGAGGCTTCTCATGGGGGAACTACACTGCTAATATTTTGCATGACCTCATATATTTGAATGTATTTAAGCCTACTGATGTCACGTTTTTAACAAGTACTGTGTAAGATGATGTATACTGAAACTGTAGAGAGAGATATATGATTGTAGTGTTTCCACCTTCAGAGTTCTCACAGGCCCAAACGTTTTAAAATATAAGTTAATGTTTGTAGGAACTGATTATGATGCTAGCCAGATACCAGCAGATTGGTATGGATGGATGCATTACAAAACTGACTTAATACCAAGTGAAGATCCATCTAGACCTAAATACAAGTGGATGCTGGATCATACTGAAAATCTAACTAATACTCCTGGACAATTTATTCCTTATTCAACTACTAGGCCAAAAATAGAACCTTGGGTACCCCCAAAGTCATCTTGAGAAGTTAGAATTAGCAATATGAACTGTAGCgattgaagaaaatataatatattagtATTTGTACTAAACTAATTGGtatgattattttcattttattgggTTTCTGTTTGCATATTCAAAGTTTGGGAAATAGAGAGGATTAGTGATTACATAAAAAAGGTTTTATATCTTTATTATCTCCATTCATTACCAttagacaaaaataaaattgcaattaTAGGAGATAAATTATCTAACAaatgatatataaattatacTGAATGTAAGGTATTTATGATATTATCATTCTAAAAATATTATCCTTAAAATTGACAATAATGTATATAAAGAgtattatttaatttgaaaattcccTTTTATTCATTGATgtctttcaattcaaaaaataaaaacacagCAAAAGCTGAAGAAATTCGTTAGTTGAGCATTGAATCTATTTACTATTCCATTCAtatacaaaaatttataattaatgtTGAGTCGATGATGAGAGCATAAATATTTACAAAACAACAATAACAGAGAATTGTCACAAATTCAATGTAAAAAACACCAACTTATTTTCAACTCCTCAATTTCCTATTAACATGCCAATGGATAAAATCAGTTcataaaatttataataaacaattaacaaatgttgaaaaaaattgtgaaatacaATAAGTATGAGTTTTTGTTTATATTCAACTGATAGTTTTATAAGTGTCCTCCAAAATGGACTAAAGGTATTCCACGATATCACACTTGATGGAAATGTTAGGACAGCTTCTACCAAAAGCTATATTGTGTTGGCTTTTATTGCGTTCAGTCAACAGTTTTTGGAAAATAGGCAAAATCTCACGATCTAACAATTCACTTTCGGATGTTGCATTGTACATTGATTTATCCCTTTTGGTTTTGATAGTTGGCTTCAAAGCAGCTACATTGGGGGTAGATTGGTAGTAACCTAGTTTGTTGCACTGTTGATTGCTTATGTTAGATGAGGAAAGTTCTTTTTTTGCTGTAGGGGACTTGTCGCGTTTTTGTGTGTGACGGTTCCTTTCAGAAGTTGTTCTGTGCATATGGTTGTCTTCTGGAAAATTTGAAGTTTAAATATGCATAAAGAAAGATCAGATAAAATCATGTAATATTTTGACTAACATTAGTAGTTCTGTAAAATCAAACCTCTACATGTGATACAATATTACTTCAAGGACTAAAGATAAATCAAAGTACAAAATTCtacaataaaaagaaattctTAATCAAACCTCTACAGATCTTTAGGATCATAGGCGTAACAAGGAATGTGGTTATTGGAGGCAAAACACCCCCCGTTGaatagaagaaatgaaaaataacttgtaacaattcaaaaatcaaattataaataattgaaagattttcCTTTTTCAAAGTGGGGTAACTCCCCTATGAGTCAGCTCCAGTTACACCAATGATTAAGATGTGGAATCTTTGTCTTTATGGTTGGTTTTAGATATAGTATGATACTTAAACTAAAAAATAAGATCTCATCAAAAAAGATTTTCACGTTTATTAAAAGCTACATCTGTATCTTTGCGATCCAATGTTGTGTACAGAATCAATCGTCAAGACTGCTCAGAGGATTTGTATGAGGCAACTGGGCAAACAATAAGTGATTATGTAAAATAtagatttcattttcaatattccaAAATTCTCCTTATTTCATCTCATTGTAATATTGATGTCTATGTTTTTTCGTATCTTTCATAACACTTATTCATAGGATAagcctaaaatattttcagcgctgcGGTTTTGCctcttatatcaaaaagtacaaacaacttcgatatttcaaatagaacaccctgtatattattacttttttcggtttgtTGTAGCCTCTTATTTATGTATTAATATATCTTCAATTGAACATTCATTACTGCGGTAGGTACTTGGAAATCTGAAATTTCGGGTATGGATTGCCAATATCCCGTGTATCATTTACGTGTCATAAAATACGTCCCTTATTATACAGTGTTGTTCAAAATTATGTCTTAAACAAGTACGTCTTttgaaacgtcggcgaactaatcATTTCatattgtagtgactctgtgtgcccgagaggtggcgttatgggtgtcGCGCCACACCCTAGTGCGGCCTCGGTGGATTTATGAAGGTtgccgcgttgcagcagagtcacctctacatgatggtgtgagagggtatcttaggcagagatcgctgaaaTGCTCAACTGAACAGTCCACCAGCGTTCCCGGGACGAAACACCGACTGACATCATTCACAGAATATTCAAAGTTAAGAAATAGTCAATTTTACTTAGGCTGGTGAAAATCTTTGAGTTCTGAGAGCAAATGATATCATTATCTAATTCTTCATAAAGCCTTAATTCTTTTACGGATTTAGGACGCCTATGATCTGGATAAAACCTTCATAATTCAAGAAATCTCACCTTCATCCTGAGGAATTATCTTCAACGGCTTCTGGTGAATCTTTGAACACCTGTGCTGGTTACCAGTATCCCAAAGCTCGCTCTTAGCGACGACGTGCGTCCCACAATCCGTCTTCTTCTTCGGTGTCCCCCTAGCATTAGGTATACTTACCCTCCTCGTACAGCAATCTTCGTTATATTCTATTGTCTCGTTCTTCATGCTGCATCTCCTCCTTTCATTCATGGTACTCTCGACTTCCCCCACCCTCGATGGCCTACGCTCGTGGGTCGGAGTTTTCGTCGGCGTCTTACTGACAGGTTCCGTTTTTTTCGCCCTTTCTTGCGCTATGTTCTCTTTGTTCTCTATTTCTTCAATGATGGAGTTGTTAACTTCGATGTAATCCGACTTGGCAACGCTTTTGACAGTTTGCTGTTTCGCAATGTTGCCATTTTGGGTTATTTTCTCGGGTTCTGGTTCGGGGTGTTTTGTAGTCACGTTGTTATTGGTGATCTGAGGAACGCGTTTTGGGGAATCCGGAATTACCGGTttccttttcctgaaaatttgtttgttgAAATGAGTTGAAAAAGACTGGGAGAAAGGATTGCTTACTCACTTTTGACTGTCGCTGTGATGTAGAGAAGTGAAGTCTTGAGAACTAAGGCTGCAGAGAGATGTAAGATCGCTGGTCTCCGTAGCGCTAGGTGGCTCTTTTTTAATAAGAGGCACTGATAACCTATTGGTCTCACTGATTGAATCTGCCCTAGATTCCAGAATTTCTTTCGCCTCATTGCCGAGCCGTCTGATCAACATCTGAATCAAAATCATCCACAAAGAAGAAAATGAACTAAATATTTAAGAGCCTTCTAATACATAACCTTCTGGCATGAGTAATTAAcatcttgaaaaaataaatagtatACTATACCTGAAGTTCTGATTCTTTATCGAGAAGGGTTTTCCTATACTTTGAATTAAGGGATTTGACGTCTTTCATTTTAGTCTCCAACTCAGAAACACTGGAATCCCTCCTAGTCTTCGACATTGGTCTCAATGTTGCTCTGCATCTCTTATCGATAGATCCTGCGGGATTTCTCCTCAATTCCAACATTTTCGGAACGAACACCAACCATAAGGTGGCCGTGGTACAGAATAGCACAAAAACACCTGCAATAAACGAATTTACTTCCAAGTTTGCTAATGCCCTTCTTATAAGTAACTAGCTTTAACCATCTCGATTGGTAATAAAGAGTGGTATATAGCGAATAAAGCCATATGGTATTAAACTCACCTATAATTAAAAACATAGCATCCTGATGGTCTTCTAAAACTAAGGCTACTGCTGCTCCGCATATACACATGATGGCAACATTATAAACTGACAGTCCTACGTGCCGACTATCGTTCAAAGCAGGAATAGACACATTCCTTGTTTCCCAAGCAAGAAAAGCT carries:
- the LOC123675848 gene encoding probable NADH dehydrogenase [ubiquinone] 1 alpha subcomplex subunit 12, whose protein sequence is MAKFLGLDKIAYLFRVVKETGGIRSALYKLYRMDELKIGALRGIDKYGNKYYENNRFFFGRNRWIEYAPKYGTDYDASQIPADWYGWMHYKTDLIPSEDPSRPKYKWMLDHTENLTNTPGQFIPYSTTRPKIEPWVPPKSS